Proteins from one Triticum aestivum cultivar Chinese Spring chromosome 7A, IWGSC CS RefSeq v2.1, whole genome shotgun sequence genomic window:
- the LOC123154149 gene encoding uncharacterized protein, giving the protein MAMTLWSVDVKSGETVWSGRVLESRRGAVTGVSLVGPPSDGSVVVEAYVKNASGDHAFTLAWLSSERPRAELPCPVLVMDSDFFCSRVMRRGGGPAGDEAVAVRIDGHCNDHPPLSLWEELEDEDDEAEDEYSVDSEDDDDDSNSEEEESDGEDDGQATSADDDVTLSMLQTLHRRKYGPEGQFVGGSAPRFACAGSTVGVMRVAAVESQGGDDSKQILVLYRYTRFRASPDGVERRGWPTEHQLRFIATGDHAARSLAWAGSSLALLIYPGFFSEKLEKSKQLEESRKLRELWSSLTSQVSVPPGARRIEVFVDVGNLQRAEYTPESMGHMYAALESMVAGAWPERFIGMELHLPEPVRCGAKGELADDDDSGRNAEERPAKRRRVDVAGEDCPVCLQLLEVEGDDLAAWPGCSKPHVFHGACLERALVESVRCPMCRHKLYMEPKLE; this is encoded by the coding sequence ATGGCGATGACCCTCTGGTCCGTGGACGTCAAGAGCGGCGAGACCGTGTGGTCCGGGCGCGTGCTGGAAAGCCGCCGCGGCGCGGTCACCGGCGTCTCCCTCGTCGGCCCGCCGAGCGACGGGAGCGTCGTCGTGGAAGCCTACGTCAAGAACGCCAGCGGGGACCACGCGTTCACACTCGCGTGGCTGTCCTCCGAGAGGCCCCGCGCGGAGCTGCCATGCCCGGTTCTGGTGATGGACTCCGATTTCTTCTGCTCTCGCGTGATGCGGCGGGGAGGCGGCCCCGCTGGCGATGAGGCTGTCGCCGTTCGGATTGATGGTCACTGTAACGATCATCCGCCGCTGTCGCTGTGGGAGGAGTTGGAGGATGAAGATGACGAGGCCGAGGATGAATACTCGGTTGATTcggaagacgacgacgatgacagcaacagcgaggaggaggagagcgacggcGAGGACGACGGACAAGCAACCAGCGCCGACGATGACGTGACGCTAAGCATGCTACAGACACTGCACCGTAGGAAGTACGGCCCCGAGGGGCAATTCGTTGGAGGTTCGGCGCCGCGGTTCGCCTGCGCCGGGAGCACAGTCGGCGTCATGCGGGTCGCCGCCGTGGAGAGCCAAGGCGGAGACGACAGCAAGCAGATCTTGGTGCTATACCGCTACACACGCTTCAGGGCATCACCGGACGGCGTGGAACGGCGAGGGTGGCCGACGGAGCACCAGCTCCGGTTCATCGCCACCGGCGACCACGCGGCGAGGTCGCTGGCGTGGGCCGGATCGTCTCTGGCCCTGCTGATATACCCCGGTTTCTTCAGCGAGAAGCTTGAGAAGAGCAAGCAGCTTGAGGAGAGCAGGAAGCTCCGGGAGCTATGGTCTAGCTTGACGTCGCAGGTGAGCGTCCCGCCGGGAGCAAGACGCATTGAGGTGTTCGTGGACGTCGGCAACCTCCAGCGGGCGGAATACACGCCGGAGAGCATGGGGCACATGTACGCCGCGCTGGAGAGCATGGTGGCGGGCGCGTGGCCCGAGCGCTTCATCGGCATGGAGTTGCACTTGCCGGAGCCGGTACGGTGCGGCGCGAAAGGCGAATTAGCCGACGATGACGATAGCGGCAGAAACGCAGAGGAGCGGCCGGCAAAGCGGAGGAGGGTAGACGTCGCTGGGGAGGATTGCCCCGTCTGCTTGCAGCTGCTGGAGGTGGAGGGCGACGACCTCGCCGCGTGGCCCGGGTGCAGCAAGCCGCATGTATTCCATGGCGCGTGCTTGGAGCGCGCCCTCGTGGAGAGCGTCCGGTGCCCGATGTGCAGGCACAAGCTGTACATGGAGCCCAAGCTAGAGTGA